Below is a genomic region from Hallerella porci.
CGCTTGCCATCAACATACTTCACAAGTGCGATGTATGCAGAACGGTTCGGATCGTATTCAACCGTTTCAACTGTGCAAGCGATACCTGCGCGATTACGCTTGAAGTCGATCAAACGATAAGACTTCTTATGTCCACCACCGCGGCGACGAGAAGTAATTTCACCCACGTTGCTACGGCCAGAGCTACGCTTTTTACCGACGGTAAGAGGCTTGTACGGCTTGTCAGCGGTAATTTCCTTCTTATCGTTCAACTGCTTGTAACGCAGTGTCGGGGTAAGCGGTCTATAAGTTTTCAGACCCATTGTTAGACTCCTTCAAATTCGGCAATTTTGTTGCCGGCCTGCAATGTGATGTAAGCCTTTTTCCAGTTGGACTTTTTGCCTACAGCAGTGCGTACACGTTTCATCTTGCCACGGTTGATCAAAGTGTTCACCGAATCCACTTTCACGTTGAAACGAGATTCGATGGCGCTCTTGATTTCTTGCTTTGTAGCAGAAAGACCGACCTTGAAAACATACTGACGAACACCAGTGCGCGGATTAATCATCATCTTTGCAGTGCTTTCAGTGATGTGCGGTTCTTTCAGAATTTCGTGGAGT
It encodes:
- the rplW gene encoding 50S ribosomal protein L23 gives rise to the protein MKELHEILKEPHITESTAKMMINPRTGVRQYVFKVGLSATKQEIKSAIESRFNVKVDSVNTLINRGKMKRVRTAVGKKSNWKKAYITLQAGNKIAEFEGV